From Streptomyces sp. TLI_053, a single genomic window includes:
- a CDS encoding anti-sigma factor gives MTSPADDNLHLLTGAYALGAVDDADERAAFEAHLTGCAACEEETAGFGEALALLGADRSVPPPPELRARVLARLPYERQEPPAPPVPPSPRAAAPPGPARRRTPSRRWPRLALAASLTAATTLGALAVEQHDQVQRERATAEQLRVRQAAFGELLTAPDARVSTTAGPGGHGTGTVVWSAGRNQAGFLAAGLPAPAPGRVYELWLDRQGTFAPAGLLADGDGALLLTAPLDGARAVGVTEEPAGGSDRPTTQPVMALPLGRARTA, from the coding sequence ATGACGAGCCCCGCCGACGACAACCTCCACCTCCTCACCGGCGCCTACGCACTGGGAGCCGTCGACGACGCGGACGAACGAGCGGCCTTCGAGGCCCACCTGACCGGCTGTGCCGCCTGCGAGGAGGAGACGGCGGGCTTCGGTGAGGCGCTCGCCCTCCTCGGTGCCGACCGGAGCGTCCCGCCCCCGCCCGAACTGCGCGCCCGGGTCCTGGCCCGCCTTCCGTACGAGCGCCAGGAGCCGCCCGCTCCTCCCGTGCCGCCGTCGCCGCGGGCGGCTGCCCCGCCGGGGCCGGCCCGCCGTCGGACCCCCTCGCGCCGGTGGCCCCGCCTCGCCCTGGCCGCCTCCCTCACCGCGGCCACCACGCTCGGCGCCCTCGCCGTGGAGCAGCACGACCAGGTGCAGCGGGAGCGCGCCACCGCGGAGCAACTGCGCGTCCGGCAGGCGGCCTTCGGTGAACTGCTGACCGCGCCCGACGCCCGGGTGAGCACCACCGCCGGGCCCGGCGGCCACGGGACCGGCACCGTCGTGTGGTCGGCCGGCCGCAACCAGGCCGGTTTCCTCGCCGCCGGGCTTCCCGCCCCGGCGCCGGGGCGCGTCTACGAGCTCTGGCTCGACCGTCAGGGGACCTTCGCGCCGGCCGGCCTGCTGGCGGACGGCGACGGCGCGCTCCTCCTCACCGCACCCCTCGACGGGGCCCGCGCCGTCGGTGTCACCGAGGAGCCGGCCGGAGGATCCGACCGCCCCACCACC
- the sigK gene encoding ECF RNA polymerase sigma factor SigK: MSSVVFLHGRPEPPPDLRSVMARVSKGDHQAFADLYNAVAGPVFGLVRRVLRDEAQSEEVMQDVMLQVWRGAAHYDPARGDVMPWVMTIAHRRAVDRVRYCRAAAERDRAAVAGAQETPFDDVAERAETHLDHQQVRRCLRGLTDLQRESVLLAYYRGLSYREVAERLHTPLGTVKTRMRDALIRLRDCLGVGS; the protein is encoded by the coding sequence GTGAGTTCCGTGGTGTTCCTGCACGGCAGGCCGGAGCCGCCGCCCGACCTCAGGTCGGTGATGGCGCGCGTCTCGAAGGGCGACCACCAGGCGTTCGCGGATCTGTACAACGCGGTCGCCGGGCCGGTCTTCGGCCTGGTGCGACGGGTCCTGCGCGACGAGGCCCAGTCGGAGGAAGTGATGCAGGACGTGATGCTCCAGGTGTGGCGCGGCGCGGCCCACTACGACCCCGCCCGCGGGGACGTGATGCCGTGGGTGATGACCATCGCCCACCGCCGTGCCGTGGACCGGGTCCGGTACTGCCGCGCGGCCGCCGAGCGTGACCGCGCCGCGGTCGCCGGCGCACAGGAGACACCCTTCGACGACGTGGCCGAGCGCGCCGAGACCCACCTCGACCACCAGCAGGTGCGGCGCTGCCTGCGCGGTCTGACCGACCTGCAGCGCGAGTCCGTCCTGTTGGCCTACTACCGGGGCCTCAGCTACCGGGAGGTCGCGGAACGGCTGCACACCCCGTTGGGCACCGTGAAGACCCGCATGCGGGACGCCCTGATCCGGCTGCGCGACTGTCTGGGAGTCGGATCATGA